One genomic window of Medicago truncatula cultivar Jemalong A17 chromosome 1, MtrunA17r5.0-ANR, whole genome shotgun sequence includes the following:
- the LOC120578192 gene encoding uncharacterized protein, producing MGVFDLIQLSRQGPKYHNEMIIAALHFWNPSTNSLHLKCGMLTPTLLDVAGLVGLKPVGQIFDPDTHSSEISFDFSRPADGNFIIDHHDTSSTTVSDQEHIAFLTYWLSMYIFCSRSIQIPKKFTTLAIQLHEGRDICLSKLILGSLYESLNHAVSSIKDFQPGSSLIIPGPIWLFQLWLLATFRTKLAVHLPPALSKAYDNRSIEGLGLAMLQYGNRSSPDLFVVAYNAFLGWTSFTPSMAPFTTRSHGPSWFTARFPTNSTKEEVDINAIWEAYLTPTFLSSRVTVGSPYGVYSYQPNHVARQFGLIQIKPSSLYKCLDDLRQPLIEHVWRSILRRAQRQKLIFEPKPFTSSFACTEVFYRWWQCYFKHQSDRIDPDTLLPELILAFHTV from the coding sequence ATGGGAGTTTTCGATCTTATTCAGCTATCCCGGCAGGGACCAAAATATCATAATGAGATGATAATCGCTGCTCTCCATTTCTGGAACCCTTCAACCAATAGCCTTCACTTAAAGTGTGGGATGCTGACTCCTACTTTGCTAGATGTTGCTGGTCTAGTGGGTCTGAAACCTGTAGGCCAAATTTTCGACCCTGATACTCATTCCTCGGAGATATCTTTCGATTTTTCGAGACCTGCCGATGGTAACTTCATCATTGATCATCACGACACTTCCAGTACCACAGTGTCTGATCAGGAGCATATCGCCTTTTTGACTTATTGGCTATCCATGTACATTTTTTGCTCAAGGTCAATTCAGATTCCCAAGAAATTCACCACTTTAGCAATCCAATTGCATGAAGGGAGGGATATATGCCTAAGCAAGCTTATCTTAGGATCTCTATACGAGAGTTTGAACCATGCAGTATCCAGTATAAAAGATTTCCAACCTGGTAGCAGTCTCATTATTCCTGGCCCTATCTGGTTATTCCAACTCTGGCTTCTGGCCACTTTCAGAACAAAGTTGGCAGTTCACCTGCCCCCTGCTCTTTCGAAAGCTTATGATAATAGGTCAATCGAAGGTCTAGGTCTGGCCATGCTTCAGTACGGAAATAGGAGTTCTCCTGATTTGTTTGTAGTGGCTTACAACGCCTTCTTAGGCTGGACGTCTTTCACACCTTCGATGGCTCCCTTTACCACTAGATCTCATGGGCCTTCATGGTTTACGGCAAGATTCCCAACCAATTCTACTAAAGAAGAAGTAGATATTAATGCCATCTGGGAAGCTTACCTCACCCCCACTTTTCTGTCTAGTCGAGTGACTGTTGGAAGCCCATATGGTGTGTACAGCTATCAACCTAACCATGTGGCTAGGCAATTCGGCTTAATTCAGATCAAGCCAAGTTCATTGTACAAGTGCTTAGATGATTTGAGGCAACCTCTCATAGAGCATGTATGGAGGTCTATCCTGCGTCGGGCTCAACGGCAAAAGCTTATTTTCGAACCCAAACCATTTACTTCATCTTTTGCATGCACGGAAGTGTTCTATCGATGGTGGCAGTGCTATTTTAAGCACCAATCCGATCGTATAGATCCTGATACTTTACTTCCTGAACTGATCCTTGCTTTTCACACTGTGTAG